Part of the Henckelia pumila isolate YLH828 chromosome 2, ASM3356847v2, whole genome shotgun sequence genome is shown below.
ACTAGCTAAAACTTTACCTCAACTTCTATGCAcctttaaaactcttaaattTAAAATCTCAAGTCAAGGTgtttaaattaaatctttatcAATCCGGgtctaataaaatttcaaatttttgaaatgtaaataaataatctcAAGAAAAGGATAAAAGCGGCCTTTAACACCCGAAAAATTCAAAAAGTCAAACTCTCGGTCCAAACCTCCATTTTTCttatctaaaattctaaaaattaaagtCTTGAAAATTAACCGCCGAATCCTCCATCACCGCTTGCCAGAACCGGGAACCTCTTACTCAagcatttttaaataaataacttaacaaATTGAGCAACTCTAGCTCTTAAAGAAAACTAAGCAATTAAATTCAAGACattcaaaaatataaatataaatactgaaaattaaTTTAGGcataaatatttaaatcatgaaaatttcaggcactacaattcctccctccctaataaggaatttcgtcctcgaaattagaaCTTACCAAAGAGCTCTGTGTAGTGTGTCCTAATATTTGCTTccgcttcccaagtggcctcttcctccgagtgattcatcCATCTCACCTTAATCATCGGAATAgtcttgttacggagtcttctctcctATCTCTCCAATATCAGATCAGGTCTTTCCTCATAAGTCATGTGAGGAGATAACTGAAGAGACTCAAAATTCAGCACATGAGAAGGATTCGAGATATACTTCCTTAGCATGGATAcgtggaaaacgttgtgcacacCAGCCAGATTAGGCGGTAAAGCAACCCTATAGGCTAACGTCCCCACTCTGTCAAGAATCTCGAAAGGCCCAACAAACCTCGGAGCCAATTTACCCTTCTTCCCGAATCTCATCACGCCCTTCAAGGGAGCTACTCGGATAAAGACATGATCACCCActgagaactccaagtctctccccctatgatcagcataactcttctgcctgtTCTGTGCAGccctcatcctatcacggatcttggctacaacttTGGCAGTCTGCTGAACAATCTCCGGTCCTAACTCTGATCTCTCGCCAATATCGGTCCATAAGACCGGTGATCTACAGGGTCTCCCATAGAGTGCCTCATAGGGAGCCATGCCGATagtggactgaaaactgttgttgtatgcgaactcCACTAGCGGTAGcctcgactcccaactaccCTGAAAATCAATAACGCAAGCCCTCAAAAGGTCttccaaaatctgaatcaccctctcagactggccATCCGTTTGCGGGTGAAAGGCGGTACTAAATAGAAGCTTCGTACCCAAAGcggaatgaagactcttccaaaaagaagAAGTAAACCGCGggtctctatcagacactatggaaacagggataccatgtagtctgactatatcccggatatacaactccgcatACTGAGTCATGGTGAAGGTCTTCCTCAGGCAAAAAGTgcgccgacttagtgagacggtctacaataacccaaatagcatctgaacctctcactgtcctcggcaagccaacaacaaaatccatggtaatattctcccatttccactttGGGATAGGGAGTGGCTTAAGCAATCCTGCAGGTCTCTgatgttctgccttgacctgctggcatgtccAGCATTCTGACACAAAATGGGTGATTGGTAACTAATGTCGCAGTCGTAGTCTTTCACCAATTCTAGCCATctccgttgtctcatattcaattccttCTGGGTAAAGAAATATTTGAGGCTTTTATGGTCGGTGGATATCTTACACTTCTCTCCAtagagatagtgtctccaaatcttaagagcaaacaccactgctgccaactctagatcatgagtagggtagttcttctcatgctccttcaactgcctagaggcataagcaataaccctatcttgctgcataagaactgctcccagtcccaacttggaagcatcagtataaACCACAAAATCACCTTTTTCCCTGATGGCATGGCCAACACTGGTGCCGACGTAAGAGCTTTCTTCAGCACATCAAAGCTCTCTTGGCACTCTGGCCTCCAAACAAATTTGGCACTCTTCTTGGTCAATGCTGTCAAGGGCACAACAATTGACGAAAAGCCCTTGATAAACTTCCGATAGTATCCGGCCAATCCGAGAAAACTGCGGATCTCCGATTCGTTCCTTGGAACAGACCAttccttcactgcttgaaccttgGAGGGATCTACGTCCACTCCATCCTTGGAAATGATATGACCCAAGAATGGTACCTtgtccaaccaaaattcacacttggaTAATTTAGCATATAACTTCCGCTCTCGGAGTACTCCTAAGACtgtcctcaaatgctgtgaATGATCTTCTCTATTCTTTGAGTAAAtgaggatatcatcaataaagaagaTGACAAATTGATCCAAGTATGGCTGGAACacacggttcatgagatccatgaagaccgcgggcgcgttcgtcatcccgaacggcatcacaaggaactcttAGTGTCCATAACGAGTCCTAAGCGCTGTCTTGCACGCATCagactccttcaccttcaattggtgataacctgaacggagatcaatcttcgaaaataCTGCGGCaccttgcaactgatcaaagagatcctcAATCCTAGGAAgggggtacttgttcttcactgttacCCCGTTCAACCCTCGATAGTCTATGCACAGCCTTAGACTCTCGGTGcaccccatggagaaaagctagggcgtatgaatcctttatcaagcaactcttgaatctgctctttcaaTTCCCTCATTTTTGTGGGAGCCAATCTGTAGGGTGCCTTAGAAATTGGCACGGTATCGGGAACCAGATCTATAGAGAACTCAACTTCTCTATCAGGCGGAATGCCCGTAACATCCTCAGGAAAAACATCCTCAAAATCCCTGACCACGTCCACATCTGAAATGGTCGGACGTGCTGAcagctctgtcaaagataaGCTGGCTAGTAACAACTCACATCCATCAAGCTCGAGTTGCCTAGCTTGCACGGAGGATATGATTCGGGCCTTCCTCAAACTCCTAACTGCCTCAAACCAGAAGGGTTCCTCCCCTTCAGGTCTAACTAGCACTGCTATGCTCTGGAAATCAATCACCACTGAATTCTTtgtcatccaatccatcccaagtaTCATATCGAACTCGGGCATAGGCAAAACTATGAAGTCTGCCACCACTGATTGTCCCTGCAATAGAAGCTCAAGATTCCTCACGAGTCTACTGGTGGATAACTCTTCCCCTGATGGGATAGTCACTGCAAATCCAATCTCCAAAATCTCGTACGGAATACCCCTACTAAGGACAAAAGTCTTCGAAATAAAGGAGTGTGTAGCCCCCGAGTCTAACAAGGCTCTAGTGGCCACACCGGCTACAACAATTCTTCCTGCAATAAAGGGGGTTACCTCCACGGAAAGATTGAAATTAAATAACACCAGTTCTACTCAGACTCGTTCAAGGTCATCAAACTCTAAATGAATAAAGCAAATATTCATACAGTCAAATCCCTCAACAAGCCATATACCACAAAATAAAAACCCGAATATGGGAACTTAAATTCGTATACATCAATGAGCCACTTAAATTACTCTAAGCTTAAAGCTTAAAAGGTTACCTGTGATAAGTgtagtgtctgggtcggcctcctcggcctgcatcacgaacacacGACCATGCACAGGCCTCCTCAACTCTGGGAAATCCATCGCCGCATGATCCGGCTTCTTGCACTTGAAACACAGCCctgtgataagtgcattttgtatgcattatttcatgttatttttatgtctattttgtgtgcattcatattatttttatgtgtttttatgtgttttagtgcatgtgtgtgtatttcactccttgggttaatttttaggaaaatggaattttgaagagtgaattacggagcagccttgatctaaaaatcatatttaattttagagtaattgaaatccaatctccaccgttcagattaaatttaaagatttttgaagctgctgtccaaatttcagctcaatccgacggctagatctcgagatatgaatttttgaaagttATCGCTCGGCGCAaattttttgtactgcgcgcgcgcgagaatcaagctcgcgcgcgcgcgagtccgaCGTACAGGCCTCTGCTTTTATgtgctgcgcgcgcgcgaggcctatgccgcgcacgcgcgcgtgtttgggggtcatatgtgtttcgaaaaatccttattttgagaggaaattaactggtaggcgttccggaccatatatatagaagatataacatatttttgagggtttcggaagctccagagcgcagacaatgcaagaggaggcggctacaaggcttgggagagaagatttcttctttcttttcttctttttatttttatttttgaattattgtttttaattattgagtagtttattttcaaccaagacgacgtgattgggccgaacaaattcatgtagaaaacttggatgtttgtttgggattttttagagttgattttattttattgattgtcagatttatatttatcttgtgaatagtctgatcaactgtttgcttgcatgttaatcaattccaaatcgacagaggaggttttgattttgatcactctgataattaacatattgtaaaaccgactagaaatagaattcggtttcagtgtgcggtttaggtgtaaactgaattttcacaaatatttaatgcattcaaatttgattagaattacgaaagattagttcatcaatatttgaataggtttgattgttctagaaatagacctttgaacaaattaggagaattttcgtgaattaagattaaatctgagtcctgaatcgactacatgttacaaaatttgttcggtacctacgtgtgtcttggttgtctttgtcttaattatttttatcttcagttatttttattcttattttttaatcagtttttattttatattcttattttatttaatttaaaatccttctattattttgtctagattaagtaaaataattaattcttgagaattgactgcagtccctgtgggatcgatacttggactctctgtccactttactattacttgacctggtacgcttgccagtagatttatatcacaccgatttagccggtcatcCTGCATCCCTCAAGCACTTCCCAAAATGCGGGCGGTGGCATGTCCTGCAAATAGGCTTTTCCTCAGTCTTAGGAGGAGCAGATCTCTGAGCCTAGTCCCCCTGGGTCTTCTGCGGTCCATGGTATGGCTTCTTGCCATGATGCTGCTGAGAGCGACCCTGTTGGGTAAAGGGCCTCTTGCCATGCGCCTATGCGCTGATATCCCTCATGGACTGCTCAGACCTCAATGCCCGTCTGAGGGCAGTAGCATAGTCCGCTGGCTCCGCCATCACCACATCACGGCGGATAGTGGGTCGTAACCCATCAATGAAGTGCTGGAGCTTCTCAGCCTCATCCTCACCAATCAGTGGCACAAAGTGGCTGCCTCTCTCAAACTTCCTCACAAACTCTGCCACAGATGAGTCTCCCTGCCTAAGGCTCATAAACTCTCTCTTCAGTCGAGCTCTCACATCAGCTGTGAAGTATTTCTCAAAGAACAGCTTCTTGAACTCATCCCAAGTCAATGTGGCCAGATCCACTGTATTCTCTACTCCTTCCCACCAAAGGGCAGCATCCTCCTTAAGGAGGAAAGTGGAGCAACGCACTCAATCAGCATCGCCCAACTCCATGTAGCGGAAGATCGCCTCTAGCGATCGGATCCATCCCTCGAACACTAAGGGGTCGGTAGTACCCGCAAAGTCCTTCGGGTCCATATTCCGAAACTGCTCATAGACATTCTCCTGTCTCGGTCTAGGAGCGGCCTCAGCCTGCTGCTAAAGAATGCAGGCCAATCCCGCTAGTACCTATCCTCCTAGATCATCCTGCAGAGGTGGTGGAGGAGGTGGTGGAGGTGGATGTGGCGGCGGTGGATGAGGAGGACGTCCACAACAAGGGATCATCCGAACACACCATAGAAAGTCccaaattcaaatttcatgccttagaaaaatatttttctttaactCAAGTTGCTCAAAGATTAGAAATTAGCACTTCAAAACTTAGACAGATAGAGGAAATAAAACTTAAatcttgcagactttgaggcgagatccttCGAGTTTCAGCAAtcggcagtaggctcagcccaaaccaagaccgtgctctgataccaactgagacgaccctaacctctatactcaattaaataataaaagaaagtacgaatttttaaaaaaatttgccatgacttgtttgtaaATAGACAAGCCACCTTGTCTCAAACCACATGTAAAAACAAAAATGTCATAAATGCGATAAAAGATAACCATAACTCCGAAGTAAAACAACCCCACACGGTTGTAAAGAAAATAGCGATAACAAACTTCGAATCATAAAAAGTAAAACTCCAAgcacagggaaaacacatcctgaCTATCATCAAAAGTACACATGTTTAaatctctttattacaatcataaCTTAGTGCGGAAACATGAAAATAGCAACGGTCGTAGGGTCTTGCACCACCGAAGTGCCTCGTCTCAAAGGTCCTGCCCCTCGGTCCCTACGATCTCATTCTCACCTGGAAAACAAGcaagcgtagtgagtctaatgactcagcaAGCATAAGAAGTATAATAACAAGGATTAAAAATACAGGCAGTCATACTCAAAATACGGTGCATACTATACTTTTGAAAGTTTAGCTAAACATGTACATGATGCATGAGGAATAAAACAATCTCCAACAATGAACACACGCAATGAATCTTTTAACCTTTCCTTTCTTAACTATTCATCATGCTTTTTGctataaactaaataaaataagacgAGTCAAAGCAGTTTTGAATCTGAAATTTCAACTTTAAACTTAAACTTAgctccttgaattgtgaccctttgttttgatcgatcaatggctgcagtgcactatgtcGGCAAGACGTCAAGATTTCTCTCGACGCGACTTACccctttttctttcattttccttcatttggtagggatcccgagatttctcccgatctcACTCTACCCGTCTagtttggtagggatcccgggaTGTCTCCCGGTCTCGTTCTACCCATCTATTTGGCAAGGGAGTGAGGCATCCCCCACCCCACAATACCCTATCtcgtcacaatcaaatcaccttgctcataaaaatattttcctttCTTTCTTTGACTTCGACTCAAAATATTTAGCATGCAATTAAAGAACGCCTTTCTTTATAACTTCTTGCTCGACCCAAGACCAAGCCTTAAAAAGTAAACACGTGTATGCCTTTTCATGAATGAATACTCAACACAAAATATGGGTAATGGCTGAGTGAGGGGCTGCCCCTAAGTGTCAACCCATTCCTTAACTCTACATCTCACATTCGAGGCAACAACCCGAGCAATCGCACCAAAAATCTCTTAACTCTATCACCCCTTAACCAAATGCAACCCCGCTCAAACCGTCACTCTCCAAACACTCCAAAAAATCCATATGACCAGATTTTAACCTCATTTGACAGCCTATGCAACTTGCCAACAAACCCATTCCGGACAGCCCCCTTTTTGcccaaaaattctgcaccgacacttcgacttcaaaaattcataacttactAAATACTTATCCGAAACGAGACAattttataccgacacgaccacaacatcatgaactaGACCTAGTACCAGCCCATGACCTGCCCAGGTCTCGCCCAGAACCTGCCCTGCCCCGAAACCCAACTGCCCTGCCCAAACCAAGCTCACTCAAACACACAACTACCTTGTGAAAACACCTCCAATCATATATCCTTGCCTCTACCACCCATACAAACCACCAAACACACCAAAAACACTCTCTTAGGACTTATCACAAACACCTTGGCAGCCCTCAAATGCACTTCAACACCACAATTCAAAATTTACTCGATCATGCTTCGAAATGCAACAAACtcataaacattcaatcatgctCAATGCAAATCATTAAAATAGTTCAAACTCACATCAATTACAGCCCTTCCACCATATAAATTCGAAATTTTAGGCATACAACTTctggaattttcaaaaatcaacaTATGCAATCAATACTCTTCAACTTTCCAATCACAATCACCATGTAATCTTTTAAACTCAAAGCATACatcaattttcgaaaatgacatcATCATCATGCTGAAAAATATGGAAAATTCGAAACTTACCTACTGAAAATCTTAAGCATTTCGAAATATGTCAAGAAACAAGAAGGAAAAACTATGTAGCTAACTTGTATGCCCAAAGAAATGCCAACACTTGCCTTGTCTAGCTTTTACCCAAAAATCGAAAGCAAGAAGGAGGAAGAGAGCTGGGATTTCGGCCAGATATGTGAAGACCTCCCAAGGCGGTGCTCCGGTGGCAGCGTCGCTAGTTGGAGGCAGCGGCGGCGGCTGGttgaaggggggggggggttggcCGAGAGAGTGAAGGGGGAGAGGAGAGGTTAGAGGCGGCTAGGGCTTGCCTTTTAGGTCTAGGGTTTTAAGAAAttgttttgtgttttattttaagTGTAAAGGTGTGTACATATATGTCTAGGTGTAAGTATTAAAGGTGCTAGTATACCTTATAAAAATGCTACACTAGCTAAAACTTTACTTCAACTTCTATGCACCTTTAAAACACTTAAATTTAAAATCTCAAGTCAAGGTgtttaaattaaatctttataAATCCGGgtctaataaaatttcaaatttttgaaatgtaaataaataatctcAAGAAAAGGATAAAAGCGGTCTTTAACACCCGGAAAATTCAAAAAGTCAAACTCTCAGTCCAAACCTCTATTTTTCttatctaaaattctaaaaattaaagtCTTGGAAATTAACCGCCGAATCCTCCATCACCGCTTGCCGGAACCGGGAACCTCTTACTCaagtatttttaaataaataacttaacaaATTGAGCAACTCTAGCTTTGAAAGAAAACTAAGCAATTAAATTCAAGACATTCaaaaacataaatataaatactgaaaattaatttaggcatgaatatttaaatcatgaaaatttcaGGCACTacaattagtttatgaaaactCAAAAAAATTATTGGTAGGTAAATTAAAATCCATTATTCATCATGTTAGATTCACTGATTAAGAACtaactttatttatttagttttaatgaCAAGATTTCAATGACAAAAATGAAAGAGACGCACACAGTAGCTTGGATGATTCACCAAATATTATATCCTTAAATGGGATAAATGCAACAACAAAGAACAATTTAGTATAATAATGAATTACGTGTATGTAAATCTCCAAGTTTTTCTCAAATATAGGAAAATAATTCGTTATTGTGTttgcatgcaaaatagacaaAACTAATCGTAATTAACAAAAATGAAACTCGTAGGAACTGCACAAGATACTGCTACAGGTTGTGACGAGGTTGAAGAGCTTCTCGCAAAGATTTTGTGGTGGTTGATATCAAATCTGACAATGTAGGATAAGATATAAACAATTGACGAACATCATAAAAGTATATATCAACATATaatttgtaaggcccgaaaatattaagttcttaattacggaatttaaaatttaaattccaaaaatgcgaaaagagttatttgaagaagttaagAAATGAGAGATTTCAtgttcgggtcagaaatatttaatttgagaattttcggattttaagattttaatatccgaaattcttaaattaaaagattaaaaatatttgaattgatatttatggaatttaagatgtgaattccaagatgataaatatcaagaatttgatttgaggatgacatccaagcaagggccaatttgtaaatattgaatagttcaaggactaaaatgcgataaggtccaaaataatttaattttaatctgaaaatatttaatttgagaatatttagagtttagaattaaattctaatattcttaaattatttaggattgaaattgaattaaatcgcttgtccggggactgaattgcaattaggccaaagttcagggaccaatgTGCAATTTGCCTTGAAACTTGGCCTTAAAAACGTGTAAAGAAGGGGAAGGCATCAGATTCCCAGTCCAGAAACGAGAGAAGGGGGGAAAAGGGTTCCAAAGCCAATTTTTGTCCCTTCAAGTCCCGATTAAAatcaatccgcccggtagaatttccgattgaacatatatttgcgatcacagctcagagtgctacgttttgacgtaagttttatgaagttctacaatgtttgaattttataatGTTGTtaaaattaagatttgattgtataaacatgttctaacatatacgacgatagcatatctaagacggctcaaaaaaagatcgtcgtttgaacatgattttgatttttgtaaGAATTGTCGAAAATCTGGATTTTTGGGGGCTGACATTCACGTGTTATGCTGCTGGAATTGATGATGTTATATTGTTAAGATGATGATCATATTGATGTTTAATCTTTTGGAAAGATCgaaatcgtatcgttacgccgccggttcaagattttgaattgttatgcattctcaatgtctagagctcatcttcaagttattgtggatgaattgaatatgtgattatgttgagaatgaagatataatgatatttgaatcgaaatatttatcggactcgaatagttgcgacgtcggtttgaattctgattgtattagcaagatttgaactgtataagctttaaagaaacatcgatttagattggaaattgatgtttagatatgttataatctatttcagatttgaattgaagattatcgatgTTGAATCAACGAGTTCGaattcgaatgacttgaagtgtttgaagttgaatcaagaataccttcaagtagcactgattgaaatgagcagaattgtatgaccgattgggctagctttgagatgatcagcattggcaacagattcaagatgtttgaatcgcaatgacaggtatgaatagacattaataagatgggcagaataactcgagattgtttctgattatcgagttgcctaaaatcacatacatgcatgtttttaatatatgttattgtttacatTTACAtagatgggatagattattcaagatagctatcttcttgaatttccagaatatttatgtaaatgtttacttgtcttctttgatttatagtattttctgtattgaacatgtttatgtattacatgtgatacttacagatttgtcagtatcattgagtgattatatgctcatatgatgatatgattgatgtgttcaagatgttgttttagcttatgtatatTTGATGCATAcggaacatgttgcattcatcttgaactccagcctgtaaagcacagagggttgaaaggcctagagtgcatatgacatttggagggctgtagttgagtggcacggaatgtagacttacttccagagccagaagactcactatagttgcaccaaagccAGAGAAAATGAAGTAttcaacttcacctcgattgggtgagttggtgtttgttgaagattttattttctcgggatcccagaactacgatttattgatatcagatttgatagcctattccttggcacatgcattgcatttatgcattaacctagagatttctatggtttagaatatgcgtttataaatgctagcatgttatgttattatatgacattCATGATTGAATAAGTtacatgcttaaatgatgtatatgcatgttgttcatactgagatttattctcaccggagttatccggttgttgcttttttgtatgtgtgcattgcatcaggttggggcaagatcaagctagagttggcttggatagcttaaGAAGAGacatagcatgtggtgactcgggttttaagcaaatgacatgtatttatgaCTTGGTAAACATattagaaagcaagaacctttgtatatgttatttttgccaagtattgatttatacttgagagttcatgtattctagatcacttgctattagtttgaatgcatgtaaagtatctagcatgatgttgaggagtttatatgaagtttgtatgagatttggaatcaAATTGTACAGCaaagttgcatttttatttcctggacagagtgcccgctcgatcgggtaaa
Proteins encoded:
- the LOC140878513 gene encoding uncharacterized protein: MDFPELRRPVHGRVFVMQAEEADPDTTLITGRIVVAGVATRALLDSGATHSFISKTFVLSRGIPYEILEIGFAVTIPSGEELSTSRLVRNLELLLQGQSVVADFIVLPMPEFDMILGMDWMTKNSVVIDFQSIAVLVRPEGEEPFWFEAVRSLRKARIISSVQARQLELDGCELLLASLSLTELSARPTISDVDVVRDFEDVFPEDVTGIPPDREVEFSIDLVPDTVPISKLFSMGCTESLRLCIDYRGLNGVTVKNKYPLPRIEDLFDQLQGAANREDHSQHLRTVLGVLRERKLYAKLSKCEFWLDKVPFLGHIISKDGVDVDPSKVQAVKEWSVPRNESEIRSFLGLAGYYRKFIKGFSSIVVPLTALTKKSAKFVWRPECQESFDVLKKALTSAPVLAMPSGKKGSWESRLPLVEFAYNNSFQSTIGMAPYEALYGRPCRSPVLWTDIGERSELGPEIVQQTAKVVAKIRDRMRAAQNRQKTPLKGVMRFGKKGKLAPRFVGPFEILDRVGTLAYRVALPPNLAGVHNVFHVSMLRKYISNPSHVLNFESLQLSPHMTYEERPDLILER